Proteins encoded in a region of the Paenibacillus sp. E222 genome:
- a CDS encoding MMPL family transporter: protein MRTILKARWWLMGLWVVVAAVLMFTAPNMSELIREKGQFSVPEGHSSTQAAAILDEAAAQKGEQQGSQLALVFYNPDGLGADGKAEAEQAVKKLEAEKEKLGILSILEPFSQPELSDKMISADGKTILTSLSIDQGDRTVKEMREDLNEVLSSVNVEHYITGKGLIDEDTVESSQEGLKKSEYITVVFILLILFLVFRSFVAPFVPLLTVGISYIVSQQIVAFLVDGLDFPISTFTQIFMVAVMFGIGTDYCILLISRFKEELAHHENTWDAIIATYRTAGKTVFFSALAVLVGFIAIGFAQFMLYRSAVAVAVGIAVMMLALVTIVPFFMAVLGKRLFWPSKGSLEHAESKIYGAAGRFSLKRPWAALLIVAAVCVPLLATYDGKLSFNSLDEIGEKYDSVKAFNIISDSFGPGESLPGQVVIQNDEAMDNAKYMALAEKISREVEKVPGISGVRSMTRPTGDEIKDFEVTQQVGTLSDGLGEGKTGLDKIRDGLSEASSQLSKNEPQLKEAADGAGELTKGTSQLQSGITQLSEGLQQIEKGIRDGSSGAGDLKAGLQKAKTSADQLAKANNQLLQAYRQAGAGVAALGDGVGELQQQLKGVSTALTSLNESFTALEERYPDLLQDADYQRVKGTLGETGTGTAQLAQGLGQIQTKLGEAAAGINQANEGFASAASGQKALADGLGQIVTGISQLQSGLKQAADGQGKVISEIPSIQNGLGQLQGGQEKIQQGFSDLSGQLTQLTDGLNQSVDGIKQVSGGLDSAQDYLTQLQNSPDSDLAGWYVPEEALNSKDFTQVFDTYLSKDRKTMTIDVIFAENPYGTEAIDRVPDIEAAVHRAVQGSALEKADIAIGGVTSTFADLQEVSNNDYTRTVMLMLAGTFIILVLLLRSVIMPLYLIVSLLLAYFTSMALTEAIFVNILGFSGISWVTPFFGFVMLIALGVDYSIFLMDRFNENKGMRVQDAMLYAMKNMGTVILSAAVILSGTFAAMYPSGVLSMMQIATVVLSGLILYSLLFLPFFVPVMVKMFGRANWWPFPNKEQADSVDSDRNIGM from the coding sequence ATGAGAACGATTTTGAAAGCGCGATGGTGGTTGATGGGGCTATGGGTCGTTGTGGCTGCCGTATTAATGTTCACCGCCCCTAACATGAGTGAATTGATTCGGGAAAAGGGACAGTTTTCGGTTCCTGAAGGGCACTCTTCCACCCAGGCAGCGGCGATTCTGGACGAAGCCGCAGCACAAAAGGGAGAGCAGCAGGGCAGCCAGTTGGCTCTTGTATTTTATAATCCGGATGGTTTGGGTGCCGACGGCAAAGCAGAGGCAGAACAAGCCGTTAAGAAACTGGAGGCCGAAAAAGAGAAGCTGGGTATTCTGTCCATACTGGAACCTTTCTCTCAGCCTGAACTATCAGACAAAATGATCTCTGCCGATGGCAAGACGATCTTAACGTCGCTTTCCATTGATCAGGGAGACCGTACGGTCAAGGAAATGCGCGAAGACCTTAATGAAGTTTTGTCATCGGTCAATGTGGAGCATTACATAACCGGCAAAGGCTTGATTGATGAGGATACGGTGGAAAGCTCCCAAGAAGGACTCAAAAAATCGGAGTACATTACTGTTGTATTTATTTTGCTCATCCTGTTCCTTGTATTCCGCTCTTTTGTTGCTCCATTTGTTCCACTGCTTACGGTAGGGATCAGCTACATTGTTTCACAGCAGATTGTCGCGTTCCTTGTGGACGGACTAGACTTCCCTATATCAACGTTTACGCAGATCTTTATGGTGGCGGTCATGTTCGGGATTGGTACGGACTATTGCATCCTGTTGATTAGCCGGTTCAAGGAAGAATTGGCTCATCATGAAAATACGTGGGATGCCATCATTGCTACCTACCGCACAGCAGGCAAAACGGTATTCTTCTCCGCACTTGCCGTGCTGGTTGGATTCATTGCCATTGGCTTTGCACAGTTTATGCTGTATCGTTCCGCGGTAGCGGTGGCTGTCGGTATTGCCGTGATGATGCTGGCATTAGTGACGATTGTTCCATTTTTCATGGCAGTGCTGGGCAAAAGGCTGTTCTGGCCTTCCAAGGGTTCACTGGAGCATGCCGAGAGCAAGATTTATGGTGCAGCAGGTCGTTTCTCCCTAAAACGTCCATGGGCAGCCCTGCTCATCGTTGCAGCGGTATGTGTGCCATTACTGGCAACTTACGACGGCAAACTGTCGTTTAACAGCCTCGATGAGATTGGTGAGAAATATGATTCGGTCAAAGCATTCAATATCATTTCGGACAGCTTTGGTCCGGGTGAATCGTTGCCGGGTCAGGTCGTTATTCAAAATGATGAAGCTATGGATAACGCCAAGTATATGGCGCTCGCCGAAAAGATCAGCCGGGAAGTGGAGAAAGTGCCAGGGATCTCTGGTGTCCGCAGCATGACACGTCCAACCGGTGATGAGATCAAAGATTTTGAAGTGACACAGCAAGTAGGGACATTGTCTGATGGTTTGGGCGAAGGTAAAACGGGTCTGGATAAAATCCGTGATGGTCTGAGCGAAGCCAGCAGTCAGTTAAGCAAAAATGAACCGCAACTTAAAGAAGCTGCGGATGGAGCTGGAGAACTGACCAAAGGTACTTCCCAATTGCAGTCTGGTATTACACAGTTGTCGGAAGGACTTCAGCAGATTGAAAAAGGCATCCGTGACGGCTCCTCGGGCGCGGGGGATCTAAAAGCAGGTCTGCAGAAAGCCAAAACGAGTGCAGATCAGCTGGCTAAGGCCAACAATCAATTGCTTCAAGCCTATCGTCAGGCAGGAGCAGGTGTCGCTGCACTGGGTGATGGTGTAGGTGAACTGCAACAACAGCTCAAAGGTGTATCTACAGCGTTGACCAGCTTGAATGAATCGTTCACAGCGCTTGAGGAGCGCTATCCTGATTTGCTGCAAGACGCCGATTATCAGCGGGTCAAAGGCACCCTTGGTGAAACAGGTACCGGCACGGCACAGCTCGCTCAAGGTTTGGGTCAAATTCAAACCAAGCTGGGCGAAGCCGCGGCTGGAATCAATCAGGCGAACGAAGGCTTTGCCTCCGCAGCATCCGGTCAGAAGGCACTTGCCGATGGTCTGGGTCAGATTGTGACCGGAATCAGTCAGTTGCAATCCGGGCTTAAACAGGCCGCTGACGGTCAAGGTAAAGTGATTAGTGAGATTCCTTCCATCCAGAACGGACTTGGTCAGCTTCAGGGCGGTCAGGAAAAAATTCAGCAAGGCTTCTCGGATCTCAGTGGTCAATTGACGCAATTGACAGATGGTCTTAATCAGAGTGTAGATGGAATCAAACAGGTTTCCGGTGGACTCGATTCAGCACAGGATTACCTGACACAATTGCAGAACTCGCCTGATTCCGATCTGGCAGGCTGGTATGTTCCTGAAGAAGCACTGAATAGTAAGGACTTCACACAGGTATTCGATACGTATCTGTCCAAAGATCGGAAAACGATGACGATTGACGTTATTTTTGCGGAGAATCCATACGGAACCGAAGCGATTGATCGTGTTCCGGATATTGAAGCTGCGGTACATCGTGCGGTGCAGGGAAGTGCGCTTGAAAAAGCGGATATTGCCATTGGCGGGGTAACCAGCACGTTTGCAGATCTGCAGGAAGTCTCCAACAACGACTACACGCGCACGGTTATGCTGATGCTTGCAGGAACGTTTATCATTCTGGTCCTGCTGCTCCGTTCGGTTATTATGCCGCTGTATCTGATCGTCTCGTTGCTGCTGGCGTATTTCACATCGATGGCCCTGACTGAAGCGATCTTTGTGAATATACTCGGGTTCTCGGGTATCAGTTGGGTTACGCCGTTCTTCGGCTTTGTCATGCTGATTGCACTGGGAGTGGATTACAGCATCTTCCTGATGGACCGTTTCAATGAGAACAAAGGTATGAGAGTCCAGGATGCCATGCTGTATGCCATGAAAAACATGGGTACGGTCATCCTGTCTGCAGCCGTCATTCTGAGTGGTACCTTCGCTGCAATGTATCCATCGGGAGTTCTTTCGATGATGCAGATTGCGACGGTTGTACTCAGCGGACTGATCTTGTATTCTCTGCTGTTCCTGCCATTCTTCGTTCCAGTAATGGTGAAAATGTTTGGCCGTGCCAACTGGTGGCCATTCCCGAACAAGGAACAGGCAGATTCCGTTGATTCGGATCGTAACATAGGCATGTAA